In Magnetospirillum sp. XM-1, a single window of DNA contains:
- a CDS encoding MarR family transcriptional regulator: protein MGVTLKPVQALDLWRGAIVESVRRDAPDLSARQMALLLTVYLTPPPHTVRGLATTLNISKPAITRALDRLTEFGLVKRKVDDQDRRSVLIQRTVKGSVFLREFGDIIVAAGTDAAEAG, encoded by the coding sequence ATGGGCGTTACCCTGAAACCGGTGCAAGCTCTCGACCTCTGGCGCGGAGCCATCGTCGAAAGCGTCCGGCGCGACGCCCCCGACCTGTCGGCCCGCCAGATGGCGCTGCTGCTGACCGTCTATCTCACGCCCCCGCCCCACACGGTGCGCGGCCTGGCGACCACGCTCAACATCTCCAAGCCGGCCATCACCCGCGCGCTGGACAGGCTGACCGAGTTCGGCCTGGTCAAGCGCAAGGTGGACGACCAGGACCGCCGCTCGGTGCTGATCCAGCGCACGGTCAAGGGCTCGGTGTTCCTGCGCGAATTCGGCGACATCATCGTCGCCGCCGGCACGGACGCGGCCGAGGCGGGCTGA
- a CDS encoding helicase-related protein, with amino-acid sequence MTRILAVLGPTNTGKTHFAMERMLAHASGMIGFPLRLLARENYDRIVRLKGAAQVALITGEEKIVPPHPRWLVCTVESMPLDRRVAFLAVDEIQLCADPERGHIFTDRLLHARGESETLFLGAETIKPLIRRLVPGVEFMSRPRFSQLTHVGAKKLGRLPPRSVLVAFSAAEVYSMAEFVRRSRGGAAVVLGALSPRTRNAQVGMYQAGEVDYIVATDAIGMGLNMDVDHVAFAALRKFDGRAPRPLEPTEIAQIAGRAGRHMNDGTFGTTLDAGTIAPEIAEQVETHRFDPLKTLFWRNSDLRFASVPALLASLDRPPDKPGLLRARDADDQLALAALAQDEEVVRLANHPERVKLLWEVCRVPDFRKVMDESHTRLLGRLFRHLAAPRGRLPTDWLAENIKRIDRTDGELDAIVQRIANIRTWTYVSHRTDWVADSAHWQEVTRGVEDRLSDALHQRLTNRFVDKRTAVLVRRMRDDGVMESEIGPGGEVRVEGEYVGRLKGFCFEADTAETNAAARTMQAAAMRALGPEVERRLAAALADPPEAFDLGPGGVAWRGEVLARLGPGADALHPQVEAPLGDLLPPKGRERLRKKLGEVTGIWLAARLPSLFRLAGAPLAGAARGLAHQLAEGLGSMPADASLVRSLSKEDSLALARLDIRVGRHGLYIPALLKPKAQALRALLWSVHAERAAPDIPGPRPAVMTADGAPPAFYEAVGYGVLGKVAIRRDVLERFAALARAFAHHGPFQPDHEMHSALGLGIDATEKALEALGYVRSEEGFRTGKKPRRKARPEKPSDSPFAVLKTPR; translated from the coding sequence ATGACCCGCATTCTCGCCGTTCTCGGCCCCACCAATACCGGCAAGACCCATTTCGCCATGGAGCGCATGCTGGCCCATGCCAGCGGCATGATCGGCTTTCCGCTGCGCCTTTTGGCGCGCGAAAACTACGACCGCATCGTGCGGCTCAAGGGCGCGGCCCAGGTGGCGCTGATCACCGGCGAGGAGAAGATCGTCCCGCCGCACCCGCGCTGGCTGGTCTGCACGGTGGAATCCATGCCGCTGGACCGCCGCGTCGCCTTCCTGGCCGTGGACGAGATCCAGCTCTGCGCCGACCCTGAGCGCGGCCACATCTTCACCGACCGCCTGCTGCATGCCCGGGGCGAATCCGAGACGCTGTTCCTGGGCGCCGAGACCATCAAGCCGCTGATCCGCCGGCTGGTGCCGGGTGTCGAGTTCATGAGCCGGCCGCGCTTTTCCCAACTGACCCATGTGGGGGCCAAGAAGCTGGGCCGCCTGCCGCCACGTTCGGTGCTGGTGGCGTTCTCGGCCGCCGAGGTCTATTCCATGGCCGAGTTCGTCCGGCGAAGCAGAGGCGGCGCGGCGGTGGTGCTGGGCGCGCTTTCCCCCCGTACCCGCAACGCCCAGGTGGGCATGTACCAGGCGGGCGAGGTGGATTACATCGTCGCCACCGACGCCATCGGCATGGGGCTGAACATGGACGTGGACCATGTGGCCTTCGCCGCCCTTCGCAAATTCGACGGCCGCGCACCGCGCCCGCTGGAACCCACCGAGATCGCCCAGATCGCCGGGCGCGCCGGGCGGCACATGAACGACGGCACCTTCGGCACCACGCTGGATGCCGGGACCATCGCGCCGGAAATCGCCGAACAGGTGGAGACCCACCGCTTCGATCCCCTGAAGACCCTGTTCTGGCGCAATTCAGACCTGCGCTTCGCCTCGGTCCCCGCTTTGCTGGCCAGCCTGGACCGGCCGCCGGACAAGCCTGGGCTGCTGCGCGCCAGGGATGCCGACGACCAGCTGGCGCTGGCCGCGCTGGCCCAGGACGAGGAGGTCGTCCGCCTCGCCAACCACCCCGAGCGGGTGAAGCTGCTGTGGGAGGTCTGCCGCGTCCCTGATTTCCGCAAGGTGATGGACGAATCCCACACCCGCCTGCTGGGCCGCCTGTTCCGCCATCTGGCCGCGCCCAGGGGCAGGCTGCCCACCGACTGGCTGGCCGAAAACATCAAGCGCATCGACCGCACCGACGGCGAGCTGGACGCCATCGTCCAACGCATCGCCAACATCCGCACCTGGACCTATGTGTCGCATCGGACCGACTGGGTGGCGGATTCGGCCCATTGGCAGGAGGTGACGCGGGGCGTCGAGGACCGCCTGTCCGACGCGCTGCACCAGCGCCTCACCAACCGCTTCGTGGACAAGCGCACCGCCGTTCTGGTGCGGCGCATGCGCGACGACGGCGTCATGGAGTCCGAGATCGGGCCGGGCGGCGAGGTTCGGGTGGAGGGCGAGTATGTGGGACGCCTCAAGGGCTTTTGCTTCGAGGCCGACACGGCGGAGACGAATGCTGCGGCGCGGACCATGCAGGCCGCCGCCATGCGCGCCCTGGGGCCTGAGGTGGAGCGCCGGCTGGCGGCGGCCCTGGCCGACCCGCCCGAGGCCTTCGACCTGGGGCCGGGCGGCGTGGCGTGGCGCGGCGAGGTCCTGGCCCGCCTTGGTCCCGGCGCCGATGCCCTGCATCCCCAGGTGGAGGCGCCGCTGGGCGACCTGCTGCCGCCCAAGGGGCGCGAGCGCCTGCGCAAGAAGCTGGGCGAGGTGACCGGGATCTGGCTGGCCGCCCGCCTGCCCTCGCTGTTCCGCCTGGCCGGCGCGCCGCTGGCGGGTGCGGCGCGGGGACTGGCCCACCAGTTGGCCGAGGGGCTGGGTTCCATGCCGGCCGACGCATCCCTGGTCCGCTCGCTGTCCAAGGAGGATTCCCTGGCGCTGGCGCGCCTCGACATCCGGGTCGGGCGGCACGGCCTGTACATCCCCGCTCTTCTGAAGCCCAAGGCGCAAGCCTTGCGCGCCCTGCTGTGGAGCGTCCACGCGGAGCGTGCCGCCCCCGACATTCCCGGCCCCCGCCCGGCGGTGATGACAGCCGACGGCGCGCCGCCCGCCTTCTACGAGGCGGTGGGCTATGGCGTCCTGGGCAAGGTCGCCATCCGCCGCGACGTGCTCGAGCGCTTCGCCGCCCTGGCCCGCGCTTTCGCCCATCACGGCCCCTTCCAGCCCGACCACGAGATGCACTCGGCCTTGGGCCTTGGCATCGACGCCACGGAAAAAGCGCTCGAAGCCCTGGGCTATGTCCGCTCAGAGGAAGGGTTCAGGACAGGCAAAAAACCCCGGCGCAAGGCGCGGCCGGAAAAGCCCTCGGACTCGCCCTTCGCGGTGCTGAAGACGCCACGTTGA
- a CDS encoding short-chain fatty acyl-CoA regulator family protein: MVMNKKLFLGYKLRRLRDGKKLSQAALAALLEVSPSYLNQIENNQRPLTVPVLLRIAKVLDVDLATLVEDEESRLVADLREALNDPVFGSGSIGLSELRNAASASPELAKRVLTLYQTFRQLDERMQSLTENLSSATGEERGGHAHFPYEEVRDFFYYCNNYFGSLDEAAEALVEAEGFRLGQMHNDLVAYLENRHGVRVRIVAEDDTAGMRTFEPGAGSLSLSALLSVPSRTFQLAHQVALLAYHELIEEVVAGAKLSSDDARSICRVGLANYFAGALVMPYMAFANQAKLLRHDIEQLQSRFGASFEQVAHRLSTLQRPGARGVPFYFVRVDMAGNITKRHSATRFHFTRFGGACPLWNVHEAFARPGKILVQLARMPDSISYICVARTVSKRGGSFLRPDRHFAVGLGCETAYAADVVYSAGLDLASEQAAVPIGVNCRICERDDCRQRAFPPIGSHISVDENNRSFVPYLFA, translated from the coding sequence ATGGTCATGAACAAGAAACTGTTTCTCGGCTACAAGCTCCGGCGGCTGCGCGACGGCAAGAAGCTGTCCCAGGCGGCGCTGGCCGCGCTGCTGGAGGTGTCGCCCAGCTATCTCAACCAGATCGAAAACAACCAGCGTCCGCTGACCGTGCCGGTGCTGCTGCGCATCGCCAAGGTCTTGGACGTGGACCTCGCCACCCTGGTGGAGGACGAGGAATCCCGTCTGGTCGCCGACCTGCGCGAGGCGCTGAACGATCCGGTGTTCGGCTCGGGCTCCATCGGCCTGTCGGAGCTCAGGAACGCGGCGTCGGCCTCGCCCGAGCTGGCGAAACGGGTGCTGACGCTCTACCAGACCTTCCGCCAGCTGGACGAGCGCATGCAGTCGCTGACCGAGAACCTGTCCTCGGCCACGGGGGAAGAGCGGGGCGGCCATGCCCACTTCCCCTACGAGGAGGTCCGCGACTTCTTCTACTACTGCAACAACTACTTCGGCAGCCTGGACGAGGCCGCCGAGGCGCTGGTCGAGGCCGAGGGCTTCCGCCTGGGCCAGATGCACAACGACCTGGTGGCCTATCTCGAGAACCGCCACGGCGTGCGGGTGCGTATCGTCGCCGAGGACGACACGGCGGGCATGCGCACCTTCGAGCCCGGCGCGGGCTCGCTGTCGCTGTCGGCGCTGCTGTCGGTGCCCAGCCGCACCTTCCAGCTGGCCCATCAGGTGGCGCTCTTGGCCTATCACGAACTGATCGAGGAGGTGGTGGCCGGCGCCAAGCTGTCGTCGGACGACGCGCGCTCCATCTGCCGGGTCGGGCTGGCCAATTACTTCGCCGGCGCCCTGGTGATGCCCTACATGGCCTTCGCCAACCAGGCCAAGCTGCTGCGCCACGACATCGAGCAGCTGCAAAGCCGCTTCGGCGCCAGCTTCGAGCAGGTGGCCCATCGCCTGTCCACCCTGCAGCGCCCCGGCGCGCGCGGCGTGCCGTTCTACTTCGTCCGCGTCGATATGGCCGGCAACATCACCAAGCGGCATTCGGCGACGCGCTTCCACTTCACCCGCTTCGGCGGGGCCTGCCCCTTGTGGAACGTGCACGAGGCCTTCGCCCGGCCGGGCAAGATCCTGGTGCAGCTGGCCCGCATGCCCGATTCCATCTCCTATATCTGCGTGGCCCGCACGGTATCGAAGCGCGGCGGCTCGTTCCTGCGACCCGACCGCCATTTCGCCGTGGGCCTGGGCTGCGAGACGGCTTACGCCGCCGACGTGGTCTATTCCGCCGGCCTGGACCTCGCCTCGGAACAGGCGGCGGTGCCCATCGGCGTCAACTGCCGCATCTGCGAGCGCGACGATTGCCGCCAGCGGGCCTTTCCGCCCATCGGCAGCCATATCAGCGTGGACGAGAACAACCGCTCCTTCGTGCCGTACCTGTTCGCGTGA
- a CDS encoding acyl-CoA carboxylase subunit beta, whose product MHEIIQQLEEKREGARMGGGEKRIAAQHKRGKLTARERIELLLDPDSFEEWDMFKEHRCTDFGMDSEDNMIPGDGVVTGYGTINGRLVFVFSQDFTVFGGSLSEAHAEKICKIMDKAVQVGAPVIGLNDSGGARIQEGVASLAGYAEVFQRNVMASGVVPQISMIMGPCAGGAVYSPAMTDYIFMVKDSSYMFVTGPDVVKTVTHETVTAEELGGAMTHSTKSGVADLAFENDVEALLQLRRFMDFLPSSNREKPPVRPTNDGPDRIETSLDTLIPDNPNKPYDMKELILKVVDEGDFFEVQPGYAGNIIVGFARMEGRTVGIVANQPMVLAGCLDISSSIKGARFVRFCDAFNIPLVTFVDVPGFLPGTSQEYGGIIKHGAKLLYAYAECTVPKITVITRKAYGGAYDVMSSKHLRGDVNFAWPTAEIAVMGPKGAVEIIFRSDIGDAEKIAARTEEYRQKFANPFIAGHRGFIDDVIMPRNTRKRICRSLAMLKDKDVKNPWRKHGNIPL is encoded by the coding sequence ATGCACGAAATCATTCAGCAGCTCGAGGAAAAGAGGGAAGGCGCCCGTATGGGCGGCGGCGAGAAGCGCATCGCCGCTCAGCACAAGCGCGGCAAGCTCACCGCGCGTGAGCGTATCGAGCTTCTCCTCGACCCCGATTCCTTCGAGGAATGGGACATGTTCAAGGAGCATCGCTGCACCGATTTCGGCATGGATTCCGAAGACAACATGATCCCCGGCGACGGCGTGGTCACCGGCTACGGCACCATCAACGGCCGTCTGGTCTTCGTCTTCTCCCAGGACTTCACCGTGTTCGGCGGCTCGCTGTCGGAAGCCCACGCCGAGAAGATCTGCAAGATCATGGACAAGGCGGTGCAGGTCGGCGCCCCGGTGATCGGCCTCAACGATTCGGGCGGCGCCCGCATCCAGGAAGGCGTCGCGTCGCTGGCCGGCTATGCCGAGGTGTTCCAGCGCAACGTCATGGCATCCGGCGTGGTGCCCCAGATCTCCATGATCATGGGCCCGTGCGCCGGCGGCGCCGTGTACAGCCCGGCCATGACCGACTACATCTTCATGGTCAAGGACAGCTCGTACATGTTCGTGACCGGCCCGGACGTGGTCAAGACCGTCACCCACGAGACGGTGACCGCCGAGGAACTGGGCGGCGCCATGACCCACTCCACCAAGTCGGGCGTCGCCGATCTGGCCTTCGAGAACGACGTGGAGGCGCTGCTGCAGCTGCGCCGCTTCATGGACTTCCTGCCCAGCTCCAACCGCGAGAAGCCCCCGGTGCGCCCCACCAATGACGGGCCCGACCGCATCGAGACCAGCCTCGACACCCTGATCCCCGACAATCCCAACAAGCCCTACGACATGAAGGAGCTGATCCTCAAGGTCGTGGACGAGGGCGACTTCTTCGAGGTGCAGCCCGGCTATGCCGGCAACATCATCGTCGGCTTCGCCCGCATGGAAGGCCGCACGGTGGGCATCGTCGCCAACCAGCCCATGGTTCTGGCCGGCTGCCTGGACATCTCGTCCTCCATCAAGGGCGCCCGCTTCGTGCGCTTCTGCGACGCCTTCAACATTCCGCTGGTGACCTTCGTCGACGTGCCCGGCTTCCTGCCCGGCACTTCCCAGGAATACGGCGGCATCATCAAGCACGGCGCCAAGCTGCTCTACGCCTATGCCGAATGCACGGTGCCCAAGATCACCGTCATCACCCGCAAGGCCTATGGCGGCGCCTATGACGTGATGAGCTCCAAGCACCTGCGCGGCGACGTCAACTTCGCCTGGCCGACCGCCGAGATCGCGGTGATGGGCCCCAAGGGTGCGGTGGAGATCATCTTCCGCAGCGATATCGGCGATGCCGAGAAGATCGCAGCGCGCACCGAGGAATACCGCCAGAAGTTCGCCAATCCCTTCATCGCCGGCCATCGCGGCTTCATCGACGACGTCATCATGCCCCGCAACACCAGGAAGCGCATCTGCCGCTCGCTGGCCATGCTGAAGGACAAGGACGTCAAGAATCCGTGGCGCAAGCACGGCAACATTCCGCTGTAA
- a CDS encoding acetyl/propionyl/methylcrotonyl-CoA carboxylase subunit alpha, which translates to MFSKILIANRGEIACRVIKTARKMGIKTVAVYSDADKDALHVSMADEAVHIGPAASAQSYLVVDKIVDACKQTGAQAVHPGYGFLSEKREFQEALAKAGIAFIGPDAHAIFAMGDKIESKKLAREAGVNTVPGYLGVIKDADEAVKIAKEIGYPVMLKASAGGGGKGMRLAWNDAEAHEGFISATNEAKSSFGDDRVFVEKFIEQPRHIEIQVLADGQGTVLYLGERECSIQRRHQKVIEEAPSPFLTPETRKAMGEQACALARIVNYKSAGTVEFIVGGATGEFYFLEMNTRLQVEHPVTEMITGLDLVEQMIRVAYGEKLSITQDDVKLNGWSMEARVYAEDPFRNFLPSTGRLTRYQPPAESQHVRVDTGVYEGGEISMFYDPMIAKLITYGPTRDAAIAHMRQALDEYYIRGLSHNIPFLASLFSKERFVKGALTTNFIAEEYANGFHANDLPADDPTVLIAVAAAANRRIAERDIRISGQFPGHEMKAGDEWVVVISGQYHDIAVRPAENGFAVTIGGETVDVKTDWQIGEPLFRAVVDGRPVSVQIERVGSGLRLAHAGSRADVLVLTPHAAKMNKLMPFKAPPDMSKYLLSPMPGLLVKLLVEDGQEVKAGEALAVVEAMKMENILKAERDATVAKIHAAAGDSLAVDQKIIEFAS; encoded by the coding sequence ATGTTTTCCAAGATTCTGATCGCCAACCGCGGCGAAATCGCCTGCCGCGTCATCAAGACCGCGCGCAAGATGGGCATCAAGACGGTGGCGGTCTATTCCGACGCCGACAAGGACGCCCTTCACGTCTCCATGGCCGACGAGGCCGTGCATATCGGCCCGGCGGCCTCGGCCCAGTCCTATCTGGTGGTCGACAAGATCGTCGATGCCTGCAAGCAGACCGGCGCCCAGGCCGTCCATCCCGGCTACGGCTTCCTGTCCGAGAAGCGCGAGTTCCAGGAGGCCCTGGCCAAGGCGGGCATCGCCTTCATCGGCCCCGACGCCCACGCCATCTTCGCCATGGGCGACAAGATCGAGTCCAAGAAGCTGGCCCGCGAAGCCGGCGTCAACACCGTTCCGGGCTATCTCGGCGTGATCAAGGACGCCGACGAGGCGGTGAAGATCGCCAAGGAAATCGGCTATCCCGTCATGCTGAAGGCCTCGGCCGGCGGCGGCGGCAAGGGCATGCGCCTGGCCTGGAACGACGCCGAGGCCCACGAGGGCTTCATCTCGGCCACCAACGAGGCCAAGTCGTCCTTCGGCGACGACCGCGTCTTCGTGGAAAAGTTCATCGAGCAGCCCCGCCACATCGAAATCCAGGTCCTGGCCGACGGCCAGGGCACGGTGCTGTACCTGGGCGAGCGTGAATGCTCGATCCAGCGCCGCCACCAGAAGGTCATCGAAGAGGCGCCGTCGCCCTTCCTGACGCCCGAGACCCGCAAGGCCATGGGCGAGCAGGCCTGTGCGCTGGCCCGCATCGTCAACTACAAGTCGGCCGGCACGGTGGAGTTCATCGTCGGCGGCGCCACCGGCGAGTTCTACTTCCTGGAGATGAACACCCGCCTGCAGGTGGAGCATCCGGTCACCGAGATGATCACCGGCCTGGATCTGGTCGAGCAGATGATCCGCGTCGCCTATGGCGAGAAGCTCTCCATCACCCAGGACGACGTCAAGCTGAACGGCTGGTCCATGGAGGCCCGCGTCTACGCCGAGGACCCCTTCCGCAACTTCCTGCCGTCCACCGGCCGTCTCACCCGCTACCAGCCGCCGGCCGAAAGCCAGCACGTGCGCGTCGACACCGGCGTCTACGAGGGCGGCGAGATCAGCATGTTCTACGATCCCATGATCGCCAAGCTGATCACCTACGGCCCGACCCGCGACGCCGCCATCGCCCACATGCGTCAGGCGCTGGACGAGTATTACATCCGCGGCCTGTCCCATAACATTCCGTTCCTGGCCTCGCTGTTCTCCAAGGAGCGCTTCGTCAAGGGGGCGCTCACCACCAACTTCATCGCCGAGGAATACGCCAACGGCTTCCACGCCAACGACCTGCCGGCCGATGATCCGACCGTGCTGATCGCCGTGGCCGCCGCCGCCAACCGCCGCATCGCCGAGCGCGACATCCGCATCTCCGGCCAGTTCCCCGGCCACGAGATGAAGGCGGGCGACGAGTGGGTGGTGGTGATCAGTGGCCAGTACCACGACATCGCCGTGCGCCCGGCCGAGAACGGCTTCGCCGTGACCATCGGCGGCGAGACGGTGGACGTCAAGACCGACTGGCAGATCGGCGAACCCCTGTTCCGCGCCGTGGTCGATGGCCGTCCGGTGTCGGTGCAGATCGAGCGGGTGGGGTCGGGGCTGCGCCTCGCCCATGCCGGCTCGCGCGCCGACGTGCTGGTGCTCACCCCGCACGCCGCCAAGATGAACAAGCTGATGCCCTTCAAGGCGCCGCCGGACATGAGCAAGTACCTGCTCTCGCCCATGCCCGGCCTGCTGGTCAAGCTGCTGGTCGAGGACGGCCAGGAGGTCAAGGCCGGCGAAGCCCTGGCGGTGGTCGAGGCCATGAAGATGGAGAACATCCTGAAGGCCGAGCGCGACGCCACGGTGGCCAAGATCCATGCCGCGGCAGGCGACTCGCTGGCGGTGGACCAGAAGATCATCGAGTTCGCCTCATGA
- the can gene encoding carbonate dehydratase, translating to MSKVPGIDRLLANNKAWAEETERTKPGFFSHLAEQQSPGYLWIGCADSRVPANEIVGLEPGEVFVHRNVANQVHHADMNCLSVLQYAIDVLKVEHIIVCGHYGCGGVRAALQDARLGVTEYWIRPVRDICECHRHELDMLPSEPARVDRLCELNVMQQVRNLCRSPVIQDAWQRGQQLEIHSWVYGLTDGLVRTLGPVVAGLKSLDEFGASYLMRGAAF from the coding sequence ATGAGCAAGGTCCCGGGCATTGACCGCCTTCTGGCCAATAACAAGGCCTGGGCCGAGGAGACCGAGCGCACCAAGCCCGGCTTCTTCTCCCATCTGGCGGAGCAGCAAAGCCCGGGATACCTCTGGATCGGCTGCGCCGATTCCCGGGTTCCGGCCAACGAGATCGTCGGCCTGGAACCCGGCGAGGTTTTCGTTCACCGCAACGTGGCCAATCAGGTCCATCATGCGGACATGAACTGTCTGTCGGTGCTGCAATACGCCATCGACGTGCTGAAGGTGGAGCACATCATCGTCTGCGGCCATTACGGCTGCGGCGGCGTGCGGGCCGCGCTTCAGGACGCGCGGCTGGGCGTCACCGAGTACTGGATCCGTCCGGTGCGCGACATCTGCGAATGCCACCGGCACGAGCTGGACATGCTGCCCAGCGAGCCCGCCCGGGTGGACCGGCTGTGCGAGCTGAACGTCATGCAGCAGGTGCGCAACCTGTGCCGCTCGCCGGTGATCCAGGATGCCTGGCAGCGCGGCCAGCAACTGGAGATTCATTCCTGGGTCTACGGCCTGACCGACGGTCTGGTCCGCACCCTGGGTCCGGTGGTGGCCGGCTTGAAGTCGCTGGATGAGTTTGGTGCGTCGTACCTGATGCGTGGCGCGGCGTTTTAA
- the scpA gene encoding methylmalonyl-CoA mutase has protein sequence MSEFPKKTVADWEALASKDLKGASPSTLDWETPEGIKVKPLYTAADLEGMEHLGSLPGFPPFTRGPRATMYAARPWTVRQYAGFSTAEESNAFYRKNLAAGQQGISVAFDLATHRGYDSDHPRVVGDVGKAGVAIDSVEDMKILFDGIPLDKMSVSMTMNGAVLPVLAGYIVAAEEQGVSQDQLSGTIQNDILKEFMVRNTYIYPPAPSMRIIADIIEYTSKNMPKFNSISISGYHMQEAGATAVQELAFTLADGLEYVRAALGRGLKIDEFAGRLSFFWAIGMNFFMEIAKMRAGRLLWARMIKQFDPQKPSSMALRTHCQTSGVSLTEKDAYNNVIRTTIEAMAAVLGGTQSLHTNALDEAIALPTPFSARIARNTQLIIQEETGIPHVVDPLAGSYYVESLTNALAEEAWKLIQEVEELGGMTKAVESGMPKMKIEEAAARRQARIDRGEEVVVGVNKYQPAEETPIEILDVDNAKVRDAQIARLKQIKATRDQAKCDAALAALAKAGESGEGNLLALAVEATRARATVGEISDALEKSFTRHRAVNRTISGVYGGVYKDDAGFARLKADIEDFAKTEGRRPRMLVCKMGQDGHDRGAKVIATAFADLGFDVDIGPLFQTPEEAARQAVENDVHIVAASSLAAGHKTLVPALIGELKAQGAGDILVVTGGVIPTQDYDFLYKAGVAAVYGPGTNIPKAAAEILELLKKRGKAA, from the coding sequence ATGAGCGAGTTCCCGAAGAAGACCGTTGCCGATTGGGAAGCCCTGGCGTCCAAGGACCTGAAGGGCGCCTCGCCCTCCACCCTGGACTGGGAGACTCCGGAAGGCATCAAGGTCAAGCCGCTCTATACCGCCGCCGACCTGGAGGGCATGGAGCATCTGGGCAGCTTGCCCGGCTTCCCGCCCTTCACCCGCGGCCCCCGCGCCACCATGTACGCCGCCAGGCCGTGGACGGTGCGCCAGTACGCGGGCTTCTCCACCGCCGAGGAATCCAACGCCTTCTACCGCAAGAATCTGGCCGCCGGTCAGCAGGGCATCTCGGTGGCCTTCGATCTGGCCACCCATCGCGGCTATGATTCCGATCATCCCCGCGTGGTGGGCGACGTGGGCAAGGCGGGCGTCGCCATCGATTCCGTCGAGGACATGAAGATCCTGTTCGACGGCATCCCGCTGGACAAGATGTCGGTCTCCATGACCATGAACGGCGCCGTTCTTCCCGTGCTGGCCGGCTACATCGTCGCCGCCGAGGAACAGGGCGTCTCCCAGGATCAGCTGTCTGGCACCATCCAGAACGACATCCTGAAGGAGTTCATGGTCCGCAACACCTACATCTATCCGCCGGCGCCCAGCATGCGGATCATCGCGGACATCATCGAGTACACCTCGAAGAACATGCCCAAGTTCAACTCCATCTCCATCTCCGGCTACCACATGCAGGAAGCCGGCGCGACGGCGGTGCAGGAACTGGCCTTCACCCTGGCCGACGGCCTGGAATACGTGCGCGCCGCCCTTGGGCGCGGCTTGAAGATCGACGAATTCGCCGGCCGCCTGTCGTTCTTCTGGGCCATCGGCATGAACTTCTTCATGGAGATCGCCAAGATGCGCGCCGGCCGCCTGCTGTGGGCGCGCATGATCAAGCAGTTCGATCCGCAGAAGCCCTCGTCCATGGCGCTGCGCACCCATTGCCAGACCTCGGGCGTGTCGCTGACCGAGAAGGACGCCTACAACAACGTCATCCGCACCACCATCGAGGCCATGGCCGCGGTGCTGGGCGGCACCCAGAGCCTGCACACCAACGCGCTCGACGAAGCCATTGCGCTGCCGACCCCGTTCTCGGCCCGCATCGCGCGCAACACCCAGCTGATCATTCAGGAAGAGACCGGCATTCCCCACGTGGTCGACCCGCTGGCGGGTTCGTACTACGTGGAAAGCCTGACCAACGCGCTGGCCGAGGAAGCCTGGAAGCTGATCCAGGAAGTGGAAGAGCTGGGCGGCATGACCAAGGCCGTGGAGTCCGGCATGCCCAAGATGAAGATCGAGGAAGCCGCCGCAAGGCGTCAGGCCCGCATCGATCGGGGCGAAGAGGTCGTGGTCGGCGTCAACAAGTACCAGCCGGCGGAAGAGACCCCCATCGAGATCCTCGACGTGGACAACGCCAAGGTGCGCGACGCCCAGATCGCGCGGCTGAAGCAGATCAAGGCCACCCGCGACCAGGCCAAGTGCGACGCGGCGCTGGCCGCGCTGGCCAAGGCCGGCGAATCGGGCGAGGGCAACCTGCTGGCCCTGGCCGTCGAGGCCACCCGCGCTCGCGCCACGGTGGGCGAGATTTCCGACGCGCTGGAGAAGTCCTTCACCCGTCACCGCGCCGTCAACCGCACCATCTCGGGCGTCTATGGCGGCGTCTACAAGGATGACGCGGGCTTCGCGAGGCTCAAGGCCGACATCGAGGACTTCGCCAAGACCGAAGGCCGCCGTCCCCGCATGCTGGTCTGCAAGATGGGCCAGGACGGCCACGATCGCGGCGCCAAGGTGATTGCCACGGCGTTTGCCGACCTGGGCTTCGACGTGGATATCGGCCCGCTGTTCCAGACCCCGGAAGAGGCCGCCCGCCAGGCGGTCGAGAACGACGTCCACATCGTCGCGGCCTCGTCCCTGGCCGCCGGCCACAAGACCCTGGTCCCCGCCCTGATCGGCGAGTTGAAGGCGCAAGGAGCGGGCGACATCCTGGTGGTGACCGGCGGCGTCATCCCGACCCAGGACTACGACTTCCTCTACAAGGCGGGCGTGGCGGCGGTGTACGGCCCCGGCACCAACATCCCCAAGGCCGCCGCCGAGATCCTGGAACTGCTGAAGAAGCGCGGCAAGGCCGCCTGA